The Kribbella sp. HUAS MG21 genome includes the window CCGACCGCGGTGCGCCATACCGATCACGACCTCGTCGAGACCGGCGCCGGCCGCCTCCTCGCAGAGCTCGTCGAGCAGCGGGATCGTGGTCTCGGCGCCCTCCAGCGAGAACCGCTTCTGACCGACGTACTTGGTCTGCAGGAAGGTCTCGAAGGCCTCGGCCTCGTTCAGCTTGGCCAGGATCCGCAGCTGCTCCTCGCGCGGCGGCTTGGTGTGCGGGCGCTCGACCCGCTCCTGGATCCACTTGCGCTGCTCGGGGTCCTGGATGTGCATGTACTCGATACCGGTGGTCCGGCAGTACGAGTCGCGCAGGATGCCGAGGATCTCGCGCAGCTTCATGAACTTGCGGTCCGCGCCGCCGAACGAGCCGGTGGCGAACTCGCGGTCCAGGTCCCACAGCGTCAGGCCGTGGGTCGCGACGTCCAGGTCCGGGTGGCTGCGCTGCTTGTACTCCAGCGGGTCGGTGTCGGCCATGATGTGGCCGCGCACCCGGAACGCGTGGATCAGCTCGAGGATCCGGGCCTGCTTGCTGATGTCCTCCTCGTGGCTGTGCGGGAGGTCGGCGGCCCAGCGGATCGGCTCGTACGGGATCCGCAGGCTCTGGAAGATCTCGTCGTAGAAACCCTCCTGGCCGAGCAGCAGCTGGTGGATCCGGCGCAGGAACTCACCCGACTGGGCGCCCTGGATGATCCGGTGGTCGTACGTAGAGGTCAGCGTCATCACCTTGCTGACCGCGAGCTTGGCCATCGTCTCGTCGGCCGCGCCCTGGTACTCCGGCGGGTACTCCATCGCGCCGACGCCGATGATGCAGCCCTGGCCGGTCATCAGCCGCGGCACCGAGTGCTGGGTGCCGATGGTGCCGGGGTTGGTCAGGCTGATCGTGGTGCCCTGGAAGTCCGGCAGCGCGAGCTTGTTGTCCCGGGCCCGGCGGACGATGTCCTCGTACGCCATCCAGAACTCGGCGAACGTCATCTCCTCGGCGGCCTTGATCGACGGCACCAGCAGTTGCCGGGTGCCGTCCGGCTTCTGCATGTCGATGGCCAGGCCGAGGTTGATGTGCGCCGGGTGCACGAGTGTCGGCTTGCCGTCGGTCTCGTCGTACGACGCGTTCATCTCAGGCAGCGTCTTCAGCGCCTTGACCAGCGCCCAGCCGATCAGGTGCGTGAACGACACCTTGCCGCCGCGGGCGCGCTTGAGGTGGTTGTTGATGACGATCCGGTTGTCGATCAGCAGCTTCACCGGGACCTGGCGGACGCTGGTCGCGGTGGGGACCGAGAGGCTGGTCTCCATGTTCTGCGCGGTCCGCGCGGGCGCGCCCCGGAGGATCTTCCGCTCGGCGTCCGCGGTGGTCGCGGGGGCGGGCTTGGGCTGGGCGCTGGGCGGCTGGTTCACCGTGCCTCCGGTCGGGGCGCTCGACTGGGCCGGGGCCTGCTTCGTGGCCGGCTGGGTCTGCGGCGGGGCGGCCTGCGCGGCGGCCGGGGTGGGCTGGGTCGCCGCGGTGGTGGCCGCGGGCGCGCTCGAGGCCGGCGCGGACGTCGCCGTACCGCGGCTCGGCGCCTCGGGGGTCTTGTTGTCGGACACCGCGTCCGGCCGGGGAGCGTCGGCCGGGGTGCTCGTCACCGGCTTCGCGTCACCCGTTGATTCACCGGGCTTGTACGTCTTGAAGAAGTCCAACCACGCCGGATCCACCGAGTTCGGGTCCTGCAGGTACTTCTCGTACAGCTCGTCGACCAGCCATTCGTTCGCACCGAAGGCTGCTAGGGGATTTGTGTCTGATGGCTCGGTGGCCACTTGGCAGTTCGCCTCTTCCGATTTCGGTCCGGTACCACGGGGTGCTTAATGCTGATGTTATGGGTGGTGTCCCAAGCAAAGGCTAATAGCACCCGGACCACTTCCACAGCCGGGGACCACCGGACCAGTGTGTCGAGTGGTCGCCCCCCGGGGACCCGATCGGCCGCGTCCTGAAACACTGCCCACAAAGGTGTTTCAGGCCACACGCCGTCCTCTCAGCGGCCGGCGTAGCGGAGAGCGCCGGCCGCGCCTGCGGGACCCCCTTGCAGAGGTGGCTTTCCGGCGTCTTCGGGGTCCTTCCCGGAATGTCGGTCTGAGCGTGGCTGCCCACTGTATGCAGTTGTCCACTCGCCGCCCGTGACGATCAGCACCGCGCAGAAGTGTGGTCAACGTCACGTGACGGATCAGTCCACTCGGGGATGATTGGACCTCATCGGTGGGTCACGCGGGCACGGCGGCCGGCTGCTGCTCGTCCAGCGTGCGGAGCTGCGGTACGGCATGCGCACTGGAGACGGCCGCGGACAACGGGGTCTGCCAGATCTTCTCCAGCACCTGGATGAAAGCCGTCGCGTACTCGCGGCTCCCGAAGTCGAGATCGATGTAGACCGTGGTGGGGTCGTCGACCGGCCGGCTGACGCGGTGGCCGAGGACGTGGTGGTCGCGGCGAGCGCGGTCGTAGCGGTCGAACGCGGCCTTCCAGGCGTCGTAGTCGTGGATGGTGTTCTCGATGTGCAGAGTGATCATGCGCCCAGCGTGCGACCGGGCGCCGGCCACAACACATCCCCGATCCTGGGGATCTTTCGTACGCTCGCGGTGTGCGGGAGCGCGTGGAGCGGCTGTGTTCCGGCCGCCTGGACGCCAAGGAGTTCCGCGAGCAGGTGCTGGCCGAGCTGCGTCGGGCGGTGCCGTTCGACGGGCACGTCTGGGCGCTGACCGATCCGGTGACCCGGGTGGGTACGGCGCCGCTCGCCGACGTCCCGGGGTTGTCCTGGGCGGAGCTGCCAGGACTGGTGCGGGCGCGGTACGCCGGGGTGGGTACGCGCTGGTGTGACCTGCTCGCGAGCGGTGCCGTCGTACGGGCGCTGGGTCCCGGCGAGCGGGTGGAGTGGCGTCGGCCGGGTGTGGTCGACGTACTGACCGCGGTCTTCGCGGACCGCTTCGGGTGCTGGGCGTGGCTCGATCTCTGGCGTACGACGCGCGACGCGTTCACCGCGGCGGAGTGCCGCCTGGTGGGGTCGGTGGTGCCGTCGCTGACGGCCGCGTTGCGCGCGGCGCAGGCCCGCACCTTCGTCACGGCGCCGGGACCGGGGGAAGACGTTGGGCCGGCGGTGCTGCTGCTCGGGCCGGACCTGACGGTGCGGGTCGGGACGGAGGCGGCGCGCGCGGCGCTGCACCGGCTCAATCCGCCCGGCGATCCGTCGGTCGTCGCCCA containing:
- a CDS encoding helix-turn-helix transcriptional regulator; amino-acid sequence: MRERVERLCSGRLDAKEFREQVLAELRRAVPFDGHVWALTDPVTRVGTAPLADVPGLSWAELPGLVRARYAGVGTRWCDLLASGAVVRALGPGERVEWRRPGVVDVLTAVFADRFGCWAWLDLWRTTRDAFTAAECRLVGSVVPSLTAALRAAQARTFVTAPGPGEDVGPAVLLLGPDLTVRVGTEAARAALHRLNPPGDPSVVAQAIPAAAYNVAAALVAVEAGVPVGPPWSRVHLAAGRWLTLRAARTAPTAEADVAVTIEQSTPAERLEVFALAHGLTRREREILAELATGADSRRIAERLVLSDHTVNDHVKAVLAKTGARTRSTLLARAVGTG